The region GGCGCGCAGACGTTCGGGCAGGTCGGGGTTCGAAATAAACATGCGCCCAAACGCGACGAGGTCCGCATGGCCGTCGACAACGATCTGTTCGGCGCTTTCCCCCGTAAAGCCACCCGCGGCGATAATCGTGCCTTGGTAAATGCGGCGCATGTCCTTGGACGTCACGTCCGATGCGCTCGTCTCCTGCTCGACGATGCCGCGAATGCGTGGCTCAATCACATGCAGATACGCGAGGTCATAGCTGTTCAAATGCTCGGCCACATAACCAAACGTGGCATGCGGATCGCTGTCGGACATCGTGCCGTATGTGCCACTGGGTGACAGGCGAAGGGCGACACGACCGCGGCCCCACACTGAGACGACTGCGTCGAGCGTTTCGAACAGGAATCGCGCACGGTTTTCGATCGGACCGCCGTACGCGTCAGTGCGGTGGTTCGTTCCATCCAGCAGGAACTGTTCGAAGAGATATCCGTTTGCGCCGTGCAGCTCGACACCGTCGAAGCCCGCTTCGTTCGCAAGCACGGCACTGCGGCGGAACTGCTCGACGATGCCCGCAATTTCGTTCAGCTCGAGCGCGCGCGGCACGACCAGTTCAGCTTCGGTGACGTTGCCGTCCCCGTCGCGAATGGCTGCGTGTTCGAGCGAGCGCAACGCGGAAGGGGCAACGGGCGTCATTCCTCCCGTGTTGGCCGGGTGCGCCTGGCGTCCGGCGTGCCACATCTGAAGGAAAATGCGGGCGCCCTTCGCATGGACGGCATCGATCACGCGTTTCCAACCCTTCACCTGAGCGTCCGTGTAAATGCCGGGCGCGTCGACGTATGCAATGCCAAGCGGCGAGACGGCGGTTGCATCGGTAATCAGCAGGCCGCCTTCGGAAGCGCGCTGCGCATAGTAGTCGACCATCAGGTCGCCGGGGACATTGCCTTCCTCGGTACGCATCCGCGTGAGCGGGGCGAGCACGACGCGGTGATTGAGTTCGAATGGTCCGACATGGGTACGGCTGAAGAGCTTGTTCATTCGTTCATCCCTCTGGGGCGCGTTGACGATGAGCGAATCATGGCCGCCATAGCGGCGGTGCAGAAGAGGGCTGCCAGCGATAACTGTCATTCCGTGCGGGCATGTCGCGAACCGCGACCAGACCACCATGCCTGAGCGGAATGTCAGCTATGCCCGATACGCGTCTGTTGCAAAGCGGGATATGCAGACATGATCGGCACGTCGGGTCATCGAACGGAACAGGGGCCGGATGTCCGCAATCGACGCTGAACCTCCATCGCGTCTCGACGGCCAATCAGCAAAGGGGACGGCGACATGAAGATACTGGTGACGAGCGCCAGCGGGGCGAACGGCGATGGATACGGCCAGCTACTGGCGTTCTCGATGGATGGGACGGCGCAAGGCGCTTTCAGCAACGACTTGCGTATCGTCGATCCGCGCGGACTTCGCGTGAGCGCGAACCAGCAGTTGCTCTACGTCAACAGCGGCGACGACCGCATTCTCGCGCTCGACTCGCGGGGCGAAGTTCAATACGACACGTGCCATATCCCGGGCCTGAATGCCGGCGGCGGCAACCTCGGACCGGACGGACGCTACTACGTGGGATTGCGGACGGAAAGGACCATCGCCGCATTCCCGCCCGATCTCGATGGCATCGGCACGCCCATACTGCAGCGCGGCATCGCCCCGTTTCCGCGCGGCTTCGCGTTCGCCGATGATGGCGGGCTGTTTCTCGCGTCAGGCGTCGGACCGGATGGGCGGGGCGAAAATGCGATTCTGCAGTTCACGTTGAGCGGCGTACTCAGGAACAGCACGTTCGCAGCCGACGACACAATGAGTCCGCTGGATCTCGCTATCGCGCCCGGGGGCAATGTGCTGGTGTCGAGCGAGTTTCCGTTCGGTTCACCCGCAGCCGCGACATCGGTTAGAGAATACGACGCAAGCAGCGGGACGCTGGTGCGCGTCTTCTCTCCTCCGGACGGCGTGCCGTTTCGCCGTCCGCGCGGATTGCGGTTTGGACCGGACGGCCATCTGTACTGCACGGCGCAGGATGGCGTGATCGCATTCGACTATGAAAGCGGGCGCTGCCTCGGTGTGGTCGTCGATCATCCTCGGCTGAACGGGCAGGCGATCGAGTTTTTCGGCGACTGAATCGTCGTTGCGCATGCCGGCGACCGCGAAATGACTACCTCGAACAAAGCGGGAGACGCGCAGTATGGATCGAGTGGCTGCAATGGAAATTTTCGTCAGCGTCGCCGAGGCGGGTTCGTTTTCGGCAGCCGCGAAGCGGATGAATGTCGGGCAGCCCGCCATTTCGAAATCCGTTGCGCAGCTCGAAGAGCGCCTTGGTGCGCGGCTCATCTTGCGTTCGACGCGAGGTCTGACGCTGACGGACGCCGGTCAGCGTTTCTACGAACATGCGAAGCTCGCGATCAGGGAGGCCGACGAGGCCGAGCAGGTCGTCCCCTGTCCGGCAAGCTGCGCGTGAGCGCGGCCGAAGGAATGCGGACGGCGGTCCTCAGCGGGATGGGGCTCGCCGTTGCGTCGCGCTGGATGTTTTCTCCCGAACTGGCGTCGGGCAAGATCAAGGCTGTGTTGACCGACTGGACTTTGCCCGCGCTCGATCTGTGGGCCGTCTTTCCATCAGGGCGGTCTGGTAACGGCGAGAGCGCGCGCATTCGTCGAATTCGTCGAAGAGGCACTCGCTCGGGCGTAATAGCGAGTCGTATCGGCCGAACCCATTACTCAATGGAATAACCGGAATTCCGCGCCATCTACTACTGCCAACTCCTGTTAGAGACTAAATTTCGTTCAACCGACTGGGACGTCGGAAGGTCACTCAAATATATCGCGCGATATGCGGCGCGAAAGCTTTGAGCTGGTACAGAAATAATCGAATTGGAGAAATGGAATGGGCAAGAGCAGCAAGGTTCTGGTGGCGGGTGCGAGCGGACTCATTGGCGTAGCCGCTATCGAAGGCTTTCTCTCAGCAGGTTGGGATGTTGTCGGCATTTCCAGGCGCAAGCCGAAGCTGCCGAGCGGCCGCGACTTCGAATTTATCCCGGTGGACTTGCGCAACGAGAACGCCGCCCGTGAAGCGCTGTCTGCGCTTGACGGCATCACGCATGTTGCGTATGCAGCAATCTACGAGAACGCGGATGATCTGGTGAGCGGCTGGTCGAACGCCGATCAGATCGAGATCAACAATGCGATGCTGCGTAACGTCATCGAGCCTCTCGTCTCAGGGAAGTCGACACTTAAGCACGTGTCCATCCTGCAGGGGACGAAGGCATACGGCGTCCACCTTCACCCTATCGCTATCCCTGCACGCGAGAGCGATCCCCGCGACAATCACGCGAACTTCTTCTTCGACCAACAGGATTACGTCCACGACGCGGGTGAAAAGCACGGCTTCACCTACACCGTGCTGCGCCCGCAACTCGTCACCGGGAAGACAGCTGGCGCGCTTAACGTGCTGCCGGCCATTGGCGTCTACGCAGCTATCCGCCGCGAAAAGGGCGAAGCATTCGGCTTTCCAGGCGGCCCATCGTTCGTGTGGGAAATGGCCGACGCCGATCTCGTCGGCCAGGTGATGGTTTGGGCGGCGCAATCTCCACAAGCGGCGAACGAGATCTTCAACGTCACCAACGGCGATGTCTTCGAATGGCGGAGCGTGTGGCCGGCGATGGCGAAGACGCTGGGCGTGAACGTCGGAGCAGATGAGCCTGTCAGTATCGCGCAGTACATTCGCGACAACGCCGACGTGTGGGCGAAGATCGTCGACAAGTACGGCCTTGCGAGTGGCGATCTCCATGCGTTCGTCGGACAGGGCGATCAGCATGCGGACTTTGCGTTTGCATACGGCGCACCGGCGGGCCCGGTTGCTTTCGTCAGCACCATCAAGCTTCGCAAAGCGGGATTCAATGCGGCCGTCGACACCCGGGATGCATTTTGCGACGCGCTCCAGTCTTTCATAGACCGGAAGCTCCTGCCGCCCGCACTGTAAAGTGGAAGCCACCGATTGCCTGGCACGGATGTGCAAGTACGCGACGGCGCGCATCTTTGAGCAGTAGTTCCTCTGCGGGCTTGTCCGAGACCTGGCAACTATCCGAAATGCTCGATCAGCAGTTCAGTGAGGACTCGAACCTTTCGCGCAGGATGCGATCCTGGCGGCCAGACGACAAACATGCCGGCCGTCGGTGGAGGATAGCGTGTCATCAAAGAAACAAGGGCGCCGGACGCCAAATAGGGCTCGACGAGGCTCGCCGGAAGCCAGGCGATGCCTAGTCCCGCGACGGCGGCGGCGGCGAGAGCTATGCCGCTGTCGGCCTTGAAGCGCCCCTGCGGATGAACAGAGATCGTTTTGTCAGGTATACCGTCACCAAAGCGTAGATTCAGCTGGTTTTGGTGAAAATACGGTAGACAGTCGATTCGCCAAAAACTGGATTACTTCAACGGCTTGTAGCCGTCCTGAGACGCGCTGAGCATCCGCTCCACGTACCGCGCAATCAGATCGATCTCCAGATTTACCTGCGAACCTTCGTGCAGATTTTTCAGCGAGGTCACCTGAACCGTGTGAGGAATCAGATTGATCGAAAACTCGCAACCGTCGTCGCGATCTTTAACCGAGTTGACGGTCAGGCTCACGCCGTTGACGGTAATCGAGCCTTTGTACGCCAGATAGCGACCGATCTCACGCGGTGCCAAAACGCGCAGTTCATGCGACTCTCCGACCGGCGCGAAATGCGTGACTGTGCCGAGGCCGTCCACGTGCCCGGACACGATATGGCCACCGAGCCGGTCATGCGCGCGCAGCGCCTTCTCGAGATTCACCTCGCCGGGCTCGCCCAAGCCGACCGTGCAGTTCAGGCTTTCGCGCGAGACGTCGACTTCGAACGAATGCGCGGTTTTTGCAACGACCGTCATGCAGGCGCCCTGGATCGTGATGCTGTCGCCCAGTTGCACGTCGTCGAGATCGAGGCCGCCGGCTTCGACGTTCAGGCGCACGCCCGCGTCGCCGTCCGTCTTGCCGTCGTCAGCGAGGGGTTTGACTGATGCGATGCGGCCGACCGCCGCGACGATTCCTGTAAACATCGTGCTGGTTCCTTGATCAATTCGAAGTAGGTTGAGGTGCGGGTCCGGGCTCGGCTTCGGGGGCGGGACGAGGCACGAAGCGCGCGAGAATCCGCAGATCTTCGCCGATCCGGTCGACCGCATGGAAGTTCAGTTGCACGCGGCCCTCGAGCGTGTCGGGCGCGAGCAGATTGAACATGCTCATCGAGTCCGCGCCGAGCAGACTTGGGGCGAGATAAACCAGCAGTTCGTCGACACAGCCTTCGCGCAACAGCGAGCCGTTCAGCTTGTAGCCCGCCTCGACATGCAGTTCGTTGACGCTGCGTTCGCCGAGTACTTTCAGCATCGCGGGCAGGTCGACCTTGCCGGCCGCATTTGCCAGTTGCACGATCTCCGCGCCGCGATCGCGCAGCGCGTTAGCGCGTTCGGTATGACGCTGATCGAGATTGCCGCAGAAGATCAAGGTCGGCGCGCCCGCCAGAATCTGCGCTTCAGGCGGCACGTCGAGCTGGCTGTCGATCAGGATGCGTTGCGGCTGGCGCGGCGTGTCGACGGCGCGCACGGTCATGCGCGGATCGTCTCCCCTGACGGTGCCGATTCCGGTCAGAATCGCCGACGCACGGGCGCGCCACGCGTGACCGTCGGCGCGCGCCGCTTCGCCGGTAATCCATTGACTGGCGCCCGACGGCAAACCGGTGCGGCCGTCCAGCGACGCCGCCACTTTCATGCGTACCCACGGGCGGCCGCGCGTCATGCGCGACACGAAGCCGATGTTCAGTTCGTGCGCTTCGTTGGCGAGCAGCCCGCAACGCACTTCGATGCCGACGTCACGCAGCATGGCGAGACCGCGCCCGGAGACCTGCGGATTCGGGTCTTCCATCGCCGCGACCACGCGCTCGACCTGCGCGTCGATCAACGCATTCGCGCACGGCGGCGTGCGGCCGAAGTGGCTGCACGGCTCGAGCGTCACGTAGGCCGTCGCGCCGCGCAGGTCATGGCCGCGCGAACGCGCGTCTTTCAACGCGCGAACCTCGGCGTGGTCCTGGCCGGCCGGTTGCGTAAAGCCTTCGCCGATCACTTCGCCGTTCTTGACCAGCACGCAACCGACGCGCGGATTCGGGTCGGTCGTGTACATACCGCGCTTGGCCAACGCGAGCGCGCGTTCCATATGGACGAAATCGGTTTGCGAAAACATCGGAGTCCGGTCGGGTATGGTGGCTAGGCTGCGTCGTTGAGTGTCGGGTTCGCGTTCGTGTTGTCGCCGGTCTCAGGCCGCAAGCGCGGCGAACGCGCCACGCGCTGCGTCGATCGTGGCGTCGACGATCGCGTCGTCGTGCGCGATCGACACGAAGCCGGCTTCATATGCCGACGGCGCGAAGTACACGCCAGCGTCGAGCATCTTGTGGAAGAACGCATTGAAGCGCGGCACGTCGCTCTTCGTGACTTCGGCGAAGCTGGTCGGGATCGACTCGGTGAAGTACAGGCCGAACATGCCGCCGAGCGAATCAGCCGCGAACGGCACCTTCGCCTCGCGCGCGACATTCGCCAGACCTTGCACGAGACGCGTGGTGCGCGCGGCGAGCGTGTCATAGAAGCCCGGCGCCTGAATCAGTTGCAGCGTTTTCAGGCCCGCGGCCACCGCGATCGGATTACCCGATAGCGTGCCCGCCTGGTAGACGCCACCGAGCGGCGCAAGGTGAGCCATGATGTCGCGCCGTCCGCCGAAGGCTGCCGCCGGCATGCCGCCGCCGATTACCTTGCCGAGACACGTGAGATCAGGCGTGATGCCGTAGACCTCTTGCGCGCCACCCAGGGCGACGCGGAAACCGCACATCACTTCGTCGAAAATCAGCACCGAGCCGTACTGGGTGCACAGACGCCGCAATGCTTGCAGGAATTCGGGCGTGGCGCGCACAAGGTTCATGTTGCCCGCGACCGGTTCGACGATCACCGACGCGATCTCGTTGCCGAACGCCTTGAACGCTTCTTCGAGTTCGGCGACGTTGTTGTATTCGAGCACCGTGGTGTGCCTGGCGATATCGGCCGGCACGCCGGCTGACGTCGGATTGCCGAACGTGAGCAGGCCCGAGCCGGCTTTGACGAGCAAACTATCCGCGTGGCCGTGATAGCAGCCTTCGAACTTGACGATGCGGCTGCGGTTCGTGAAGCCGCGCGCGAGACGCAGCGCGCTCATGGTCGCTTCAGTGCCGCTCGATACCATGCGGACCTGCTCGATCGACGGCACCAGTTTGCAGATTTCTTCGGCGATTTCCACTTCCGATTCGGTCGGGGCGCCGAAGGAGAAGCCGTTCACCAGCGCACGCTGGACCGCTTCGAGTACTTCCGGGTGGACGTGGCCGAGGATCATCGGGCCCCACGAGCCGATGTAGTCGATATAGCGGGTTTTGTCGGCGTCCCAGAAGTAGGGGCCTTCGGCGCGTTCGATGAAGCGGGGGGTGCCGCCTACTGAGCGGAATGCTCTTACCGGCGAGTTCACGCCGCCTGGGATGGTGCGCTGCGCGCGGTCGAAGAGGGTCTGGTTTTTGGACATGGGTGGTGGCGATGCCTTTGGACTCGGGATAGCGCAGCGGCGCGGGAGGATGGGGCTTTTCGCTTCGCGCAGGGCTGGGGTTGGTGGGGAAATTGTACCGGAGTCAGCGTGAAGAGGTTTTGTGTTTGCCCCTCCGGGGTGGGGGGCTGTTTCCTGTGCTTTTTCTTGATTTTCTCTGCCTTCGCAGCGCTTTATCTCTGTTTGCCTGCGGCGTTGCCTTTCCTTGCTTTGATATTGGTTTATTAGTGTTGCCCCTGTGCGGGGCGGCACCTACTTTTCTTTGCCTGCCGCAAAGAAAAGTAGGCAAAAGAAAGCGGCTCAAACCGCTAATGCTAAGCGGGTTCCTCGCGCAGTCACGGTAGTGGAACATCTGGAATCCGTGCCCTCGCACACTCCGCGCTGGTGACAAGGCAGTCATACTTCCGGCGGCGCTGCGCGCGCCGCAGCGGTACTTCATAAACCATCGGTCGGCTGGCCTTGCTGCCGCTTGCCGTCGATCAGGTCTTGCGCGTTTGTTTCGTCGCCGGCGCTTTGAGCCTTGGCTCGGTGTGGCTTTTCGCCGCGGTCTTCTCGGCCGCTGCCGCGTGGGCCGTTGCCTTGCTTGAGCGCGTGGGTCCCGTCGGGGCGTCGAGCTTCGGTGGTTTGCGCTTGCCGGTTAGCTCGGCCCAGCGCTTTTCCAGCGCACCTTCAGCGATTGGCTTGATGACCGTGCCTGAGCTCTGTGCGTCCCACGTCTGTACCGAAAACGGATGCGTGCGCAACATCTCGCGCGGGATTACAACCCCCTCGTGTGCGTCGACAAGCCAGTCGTACACGAAGTCGATGCATAAGCGGTAGCCACGTCTGGTCGCCGGGTCGGGGACCTCGTACGGGGCTCGCGTCACATAGCCGGAGCCGAAGACGCCCTTGGGTTCCTGGGCGACGCGGTGCAGGAACACGCGGTCGCCAGGCAGGATGCCGCGCGCAAACCCGCAACCCCACACGTCCGCTACCGCTACGCCCGCGGCGACACGCTTCGCCACGTCAGGTAACTCGGGCCACGGCCATTTCTTGGGGCTCCAGATCAGCAGGAATGCAGTCATGACAAGGTCGGGAGAAAGCGATGAGGAAGGCGCAACGGCGCACGTTTGCATTGCGCAAGAATCGTTCAGGCGGCAGCTTAACCAATCGGCGCCGTGCTTGTCGCAGCGCTCGGACGTCCCGCTCGATGGCGCCGGGACAAGGTGAACGTTGTATCCGTCGCGTACAATTGACGCCGTCAAGCTGCTGTTTTCCCCGTTTCATCGTGTTTCGCTGCCAATGACGGCGGAGCGCTTCATCTGGATTCCCATGTCTCACGTCACCAGACGCCGGCCCGATGGCCGGCTGATTCTGTTGCTCGGCGCGCTTGCCGCGTGCGGGCCGATTTCCATCGACATGTATCTGCCCAGTCTGCCGACCATTGCACAGGCCTTCGCGGTGGGCACCGGTACCGCGCAGACGACGCTCACCAGTTTCATGTTCGGTTTTTCGATCGGCATGCTGCTGTACGGTCCGCTGTCGGATACGTACGGTCGACGCCCCGTGCTGCTCGGCGGCATCGTCATGTATGCATTGGCGAGCGTCGCGTGCGCGCTGTCGTTCTCGATCGGGTCGCTAGTGATGTTCCGTTTCGTGCAGGCGCTGGGCGCGGGCGCGGCCTCGGTGCTGGCGCGTGCGATTGCCCGCGATGCGCACGGGCCGTCCGACGCCGCGCGCGTGCTGTCGATGCTCGCCATCGTGACGTCGATCGGGCCGTTACTCGCGCCGCTGATCGGCGGGCAGTTGCTGCTGCTCGGCGGCTGGCGCGTGGTCTTTGCCGTCCTGACACTGTTCGGTGCGGTGTGCGCCGTCACCGCGTTCCTCAAGGTGCCGGAAACGTGGCCGCGCGAAAAGCGTGCACAGTCGGCGTTGCTGCAATCGTTCGGCGCCTACGGCAAGTTACTGCGCGATCCGGTCGCGTGGGGGCATATGCTGTGCGGCGGAATGGCGTTCGCATCGATGTTCGCCTACATCACGGCGACGCCGTTCGTGTACATCGAGTACTTCCATGTGTCGGCACAGCATTACGGATTTCTGTTCGCGCTGAATATCGTCGGCATCATGTTCGGCAACTTGATGAATACCCGTCTGGTCGGCCGGCTCGGCTCGCTGCCGATCATTTCGTTTGCGGCTACCGTCAGTTGCGTCGGCTCGTTGTTTGTCTGTCTCGTGTCGTTGACCGGCTGGGGCGGCTTGTGGTCGATCGTGTTCGGCCTGTTCTTTGTGGTCGGCGTGGTGGGGCTGCTGTCCGCCAATTGCACCACCGATCTGATGCATCGCTATCCGATGAATGCCGGTGCAGCGGCCGCCGTGTTCGGCGCGGTGCAGTTGGCGCTTGGCGCGCTGTCGAGTCTGGCCGTTGGGCTCTGGCAGGACGGCTCGCCCAAGGGGATGGGCATCGTGATCGGCGTCGCGGGCACGCTGTGTTACGTCGGCCGGATTCTGGTGGTCAAGTGGCACGGAAAGAAAGTGCCCGTGGTTGCTGCTTGATGGCGCCCTACTCGGCGGCGGCGATCTCGTTTGCCTGAATGGAACCGCGCAACGGCTGCTGAACCTGCACGCAGCGAGCTGCTGCCAGCCCGCCCTGCGTGTACTACGGAAAACACCAGGTGTTGCGTGCGCGCGACCGTGCGGTTCAATTTGCGTTGCTATGATGGAGACACTGTTCCTCGGAGCGGCAATCATGGCGATCAGAGATTTGATGAACGGCGAACGGCAACATGCTGCCTTCGCCGAAGCGCAGAAGCTGGCAGACAGCGGCGCATATCACGATTACACGGACATCGAATATGTCTTGCGCTTTGATTACGGTTTGTCTGATGTATCGACACTGCTCGATAGTCAATTGATGCACCGTGACCTGAATCGCCGTTGCGCGGACGCGCGCGAAAAGCTGGATCTGCTTAGCGTTTGACGCGTGCGGCGCGTGGTTTGGACGGGTTTGTTCGGTGACTCGCGCGAGGCGCTGCATTGTCCGCAGCGGTAAAGTCTCGCCTGACGCCTTCATTGCTTTTGCGAAAGATGCGCGGCCGCGTCGGTAAGTCGCGTGGAGCGACATGCGCATAGCCACGCGCTGTCACCTTTGGAGCTGTTTCATGGCTGGTACCCAGCACGGCACGCATCTGCCGCACACGGATAACCCCGCTGGTCTCGCGAAGCCGGGCGGCCACTATAGCCACGTCGCGATCGCAAATGGATTTGTGTTCGTCTCAGGACAGTTGCCGATCGACGCGCAGGGTGAGAAGCTCTCCGGTGCTACGTTCGAGGTCCAGGCCGAACAGGTGCTGGCTAATGTGCAGGCTGCGCTCGAAGGAGCGGGCAGCAGCATCGCGCAACTGGTGCAGGTGCGGGTCTATATCGTCGATGTCGAGCACTGGGCGAGCTTCAATCAGATCTACGCGCGCTGGGCAGGCGAAGCACGGCCGGCGCGTGCGGTCGTGCCGGTCCCCCAATTGCATTACGGCTTGAAGATCGAGGTCGAGGCGACTGCGCTGGCAGGAAGCCGATGAGGCGACTGCTCGCATGGTTTGCTGCCCAACGCTGGCGGCTCTCGCTGTCTCACTGCGTTGAAGGGCTGCTGATTCAAATCCCGCTCGGCCTGCTGTTCGATTTCCGCGTCGGCGCGCTGGCCGTGGTCGTTTGGTACTGGTCACGCAAGAAGTTAGAGATGGAAAGCGCGACCAAGGCGCCAGGCGCATCCGACACTACGGTCTGGGCGGTCGGATGGTTTCCGTGGCAGTGGGATAGGTATAAGGTGCTCGACGTAGTGCTGCCGGCGTTGTCCTCGAGCGCGATTGCGTACGTGGCGGTGACCTATCGTGGCATCGCAGGGCGCTGACCAGGACTGTCAACCGTGATCGTGCAACGGAGGTGCCCGCGGCAGATGCCGATGACTCGGTATTGGCGGGTTCTTTGCCGGGCACAAATGAAAAACGGGCCGAAAGGCCCGTCTTCACTGATTGTCTGGCGGAGGCGGTGAGATTCGAACTCACGGAAGGATCACTCCTTCGCCGGTTTTCAAGACCGGTGCCTTAAACCACTCGGCCACACCTCCAAGCCGGAAATTGTAACCTGAAAAATCCCCGCTGCGTCGTTTGGAAGATCCGCAATCACTGCGGATCTTTCAGAAACAACGCCTGCAGATCGTTCAGAAAGGCCTGACCGAGCGGCGTCGGTGCGATCTTTTCGTGATCGCGCGTAATCAGCTTGCGCCGTTCCGCCTCCTGCAAAGCCGGCTCGATCGACGTCATCGGCAGCCCCGTGCGCTCGATAAACCGATGCACCGGAAACCCTTCCACCAGCCGCAGCGCGTTCAGCATGAACTCGAACGGCAGATCGCGCGGCCCGACCTCGTGTTCTTCCTGCACCGCCGTGCCGGCCTTGGCCTGCTCGATGAAGGTGGTCGGATGCTTGTAGCGCGCCTGACGCAGCACGCGGTTCGGAAACGACAGTTTGGTATGCGCGCCAGCCCCAATGCCGAGATAGTCGCCGAAGCGCCAGTAGTTCAGATTGTGCCTGCTTTGCCGGTGCGGCTGCGCATACGCCGATACCTCGTAGCGGGTGTAACCGGCCGCCGTCGTACGCTCGTGAATCCAGTCCTGCATGTCGGCGGAGGCGTCGTCGTCGGGCAGCGCGGGCGGGAATTTCGCAAACAGCGTGTTCGGCTCGAGCGTCAGGTGATACAGCGACAAGTGCGGCGGCGCGAACGACAACGCCGTTTCAACGTCGGCCTGACATTCGGCAAGCGTCTGCTGCGGCAGCGCGAACATCAGGTCGAGATTGAAGTTGTCGAAAGTGGTCGCTGCCACTTCGACTGCATGGCTTGCTTGCGTCGCGTCGTGAATCCGGCCGAGCGCTTTCAGGTGCGCCTCGTTGAAACTCTGGATGCCCACCGACAATCGATTCACACCGCTCGCGCGAAACTGCGCGAACTTCGCCGCTTCGAAGGTGCCGGGATTGGCCTCGAGCGTGATTTCCGCGTCGGCATCGAGCGGCAACAGCGCGCGCACGTCGGACAGCATCCGGTCGAGCCCGGCCGCCGACAGCAAGCTGGGCGTGCCGCCGCCGATGAACACCGTATGCACCTGACGGCCCCACACGAGCGGCAAGGCCATCTCGAGATCGGCGCGCAACGCATCGAGGTATTCGGTCTCGGGAAACGTGTCGCCTTTCCACTCGTGCGAATTGAAATCGCAATACGGGCACTTGCGCACACACCACGGAAAATGCACGTACAGCGCCAATGGAGGCAGCGACGTCAGACGAATGCTGCCCGGCGACGTAAATGCCTTGATGACGCCATTGCCGATATCGGCAGGGGCCGGTTTGATCGGAATCACGCTTCCTCCGTCAAACGCGCGAGCAGATGCCGCAAAGCAATCGC is a window of Paraburkholderia sp. IMGN_8 DNA encoding:
- the hemW gene encoding radical SAM family heme chaperone HemW produces the protein MIPIKPAPADIGNGVIKAFTSPGSIRLTSLPPLALYVHFPWCVRKCPYCDFNSHEWKGDTFPETEYLDALRADLEMALPLVWGRQVHTVFIGGGTPSLLSAAGLDRMLSDVRALLPLDADAEITLEANPGTFEAAKFAQFRASGVNRLSVGIQSFNEAHLKALGRIHDATQASHAVEVAATTFDNFNLDLMFALPQQTLAECQADVETALSFAPPHLSLYHLTLEPNTLFAKFPPALPDDDASADMQDWIHERTTAAGYTRYEVSAYAQPHRQSRHNLNYWRFGDYLGIGAGAHTKLSFPNRVLRQARYKHPTTFIEQAKAGTAVQEEHEVGPRDLPFEFMLNALRLVEGFPVHRFIERTGLPMTSIEPALQEAERRKLITRDHEKIAPTPLGQAFLNDLQALFLKDPQ